A single window of Flavobacterium sp. 140616W15 DNA harbors:
- a CDS encoding Lrp/AsnC family transcriptional regulator, giving the protein MLLDETDKKILRLLQEDARHTLKDIANKINLSLTPVHDRVKRLEREGVIEKYVSILSKKKLGNNLTVYCQVTLTKQTYDTSEGFNQSILNLPEVVECNYVSGNFDYMLKIIIPDMESYHHFHQKKLSILPEVSLINTVFVISEVKSTTVLPII; this is encoded by the coding sequence ATGCTTTTAGACGAAACTGACAAAAAAATCCTACGCCTTTTACAAGAAGATGCGCGTCATACTTTAAAGGATATAGCAAATAAAATAAATTTGTCTCTTACGCCTGTTCATGATCGAGTGAAACGTCTTGAAAGAGAGGGAGTTATTGAGAAATATGTCTCTATTTTAAGTAAGAAAAAATTAGGGAATAATCTTACTGTTTACTGCCAGGTAACGCTTACAAAACAAACCTATGATACTTCGGAAGGATTTAATCAATCTATTTTGAATTTGCCCGAAGTTGTAGAATGTAATTATGTTTCAGGAAATTTTGATTATATGCTTAAAATTATCATTCCTGATATGGAATCTTATCATCATTTTCATCAAAAGAAATTATCGATTTTACCTGAAGTTTCTTTAATCAATACAGTCTTTGTAATATCCGAAGTAAAAAGTACTACAGTCTTACCAATAATATAA
- a CDS encoding glyceraldehyde-3-phosphate dehydrogenase has protein sequence MSKKSLYQKEVSFQVDRRKAGVELIKIISDLWYDKSIEMVLFKNQLLDKNVSDIINLHQYAGEFVGKPITVFDSVEIARVVLSLKLPPAKIDIGKLTYEYRLEDEKYPDARHFVIEKLKEAKSTEEIQPKDVVLYGFGRIGRLLARELMSKTGKGNQLRLRAIVIRDKSELANLEKRASLLRYDSIHGDFQGSVTADPKNNALLINGTTVHVISANSPEEIDYTLYGINNALVIDNTGAFTTQEALSRHLVSKGVDKVLLTAPGKGVPNIVHGVNHNEYNPDENDIFSAASCTTNAITPILKAIEDTLGVVKGHLETIHAYTNDQNLVDNMHKKYRRGRAAALNMVITETGAGSAVAKALPSLEGKLTSNAIRVPVPNGSLVVLNLDVKKATSIAGINKIMKKYALEGELVEQIKYSLNTELVSSDIIGTSAPSIYDSNATIVSKDGKSIVLYIWYDNEYGYSHQVIRLAKYIAKVRRFTYY, from the coding sequence ATGAGCAAAAAATCTTTGTACCAAAAAGAAGTATCATTTCAAGTCGACAGACGAAAAGCCGGAGTAGAATTGATTAAAATCATAAGCGATTTATGGTATGACAAATCCATCGAAATGGTTTTGTTTAAAAATCAATTGCTAGACAAAAATGTAAGTGACATTATCAACTTGCATCAGTATGCAGGAGAATTTGTAGGTAAACCAATCACTGTTTTTGACTCTGTAGAAATTGCAAGAGTTGTTTTATCTCTAAAATTACCACCAGCCAAAATAGATATTGGAAAGCTAACTTATGAATATCGTTTGGAGGATGAAAAATACCCTGATGCTCGTCATTTCGTAATTGAAAAACTTAAGGAAGCTAAATCAACTGAAGAAATTCAACCTAAAGATGTTGTTCTTTATGGTTTTGGTAGAATTGGTCGCTTATTAGCTAGAGAATTAATGTCGAAAACAGGAAAAGGAAATCAATTGCGATTAAGAGCTATTGTTATTCGTGACAAAAGTGAACTTGCTAATCTTGAAAAAAGAGCTTCTTTATTAAGATACGATTCTATTCATGGAGATTTTCAAGGATCTGTAACTGCTGATCCTAAGAATAATGCTTTATTAATTAACGGAACTACGGTGCACGTTATTTCTGCAAATTCTCCTGAAGAAATAGATTATACTCTATATGGCATCAACAATGCTTTAGTAATTGACAACACTGGTGCTTTTACTACGCAAGAAGCATTAAGCAGACATTTAGTTTCTAAAGGCGTTGACAAAGTTTTACTTACTGCCCCTGGTAAAGGAGTACCAAATATTGTACATGGTGTAAACCATAACGAGTACAATCCTGATGAAAATGATATTTTCTCAGCTGCATCGTGCACTACAAATGCTATTACTCCTATTTTAAAAGCGATAGAAGATACTCTTGGAGTTGTTAAAGGTCACCTAGAGACTATTCATGCTTATACAAACGACCAGAATCTTGTTGATAATATGCATAAAAAATACCGCCGTGGTAGAGCAGCGGCTTTAAATATGGTTATTACCGAAACTGGCGCTGGAAGTGCTGTAGCAAAAGCGTTACCGTCACTTGAAGGAAAACTAACATCTAATGCAATACGCGTTCCTGTTCCTAATGGATCACTAGTTGTATTGAACCTTGATGTAAAAAAAGCTACTTCGATTGCTGGAATCAATAAAATAATGAAAAAATATGCGCTTGAAGGGGAACTTGTTGAGCAAATAAAATACTCTTTGAATACTGAGCTAGTCTCTTCAGATATAATTGGTACTTCGGCTCCATCTATCTATGACAGTAACGCCACAATAGTTTCTAAAGACGGAAAAAGCATTGTATTATATATATGGTATGATAATGAATACGGCTACAGCCATCAAGTAATTCGATTAGCCAAATATATTGCCAAAGTAAGACGTTTTACTTATTACTAG
- a CDS encoding trypsin-like peptidase domain-containing protein, which produces MKRFSTLFLVSLLSGATTLGAYKLLFDNNGSLFGEKNSIVTVAPNSYSKQVGLGLPIETVDFTAAADKTIHTVVHVKNVARRTVTNPMLEYFYGYGGQQLQEQVGTGSGVIISQDGYIVTNNHVIKGATEIEITLNNKKSYPAKLIGTDSKMDIALLKINPDEKLPYTIFADSDAVKVGEWVLAVGNPYNLNSTVTAGIISAKARNLGTNGIQSFIQTDAAVNPGNSGGALVNTKGELVGINTMISSTTGSYVGYSFAVPSNITKKIIEDFMQFGNVQRGILGVEGGELNNAASKELGIAQTEGFYVSKVTKNSGAEKSGLQKGDIIVKLDNHDISTFADLSGYINTKRPNDKVQVTFIRDGKNKVVPVILSKNEFFSTEFKGIELENIDANDKKKFRINYGVKIKALTNENLQQYNDELKGNIILSIDNIKATDIETVSKVLNKKDENQSVRIEMINKNGEVIRVII; this is translated from the coding sequence ATGAAACGATTCTCAACCTTATTTTTAGTGTCTTTATTAAGCGGAGCTACTACACTTGGTGCTTACAAGTTATTATTTGATAACAACGGCTCCCTTTTTGGTGAAAAAAACTCAATTGTAACTGTCGCACCAAATTCTTACTCTAAACAAGTTGGATTAGGATTACCTATCGAAACAGTTGATTTTACTGCCGCCGCAGACAAAACTATTCATACTGTGGTACACGTAAAAAATGTAGCTCGTAGAACAGTAACTAATCCGATGTTGGAATATTTTTATGGTTATGGTGGTCAACAATTACAAGAACAAGTAGGTACAGGTTCTGGGGTAATTATTTCTCAAGATGGCTATATCGTAACTAACAATCACGTAATTAAAGGAGCAACTGAAATTGAAATTACTTTAAATAATAAAAAATCGTATCCTGCTAAATTAATAGGAACCGATTCTAAAATGGATATTGCTTTATTAAAGATTAATCCTGACGAAAAATTACCGTATACTATATTCGCAGATTCTGATGCAGTAAAAGTTGGTGAATGGGTATTGGCAGTTGGTAATCCGTACAACCTAAACTCTACAGTAACTGCTGGAATTATTTCGGCAAAAGCTAGAAATTTAGGCACAAATGGCATTCAGTCATTTATTCAGACTGATGCTGCTGTAAACCCGGGTAATAGTGGTGGTGCGCTGGTGAATACAAAAGGAGAATTAGTTGGAATCAATACTATGATCTCATCTACAACAGGTTCTTACGTAGGATATTCATTTGCAGTTCCGTCTAATATTACTAAAAAAATCATCGAAGACTTTATGCAATTTGGTAATGTTCAAAGAGGTATTCTTGGTGTTGAAGGAGGAGAACTTAATAACGCCGCTTCTAAAGAGCTAGGTATTGCTCAAACAGAAGGCTTCTACGTTAGCAAAGTGACTAAAAATTCTGGTGCCGAAAAATCGGGTCTTCAAAAAGGAGATATCATTGTAAAACTTGACAATCATGACATCTCTACTTTTGCGGATCTTTCTGGATACATCAATACAAAAAGACCAAATGATAAAGTTCAGGTAACTTTTATTCGTGACGGAAAAAACAAAGTAGTTCCAGTTATTTTAAGTAAAAACGAATTTTTTAGTACTGAATTCAAAGGAATCGAATTAGAAAATATCGATGCCAATGATAAAAAAAAATTCCGCATCAATTACGGGGTAAAAATTAAAGCCCTTACAAATGAAAATTTGCAACAATATAATGATGAATTAAAAGGCAACATTATTTTAAGTATTGATAACATAAAAGCAACAGATATTGAAACGGTTTCAAAAGTTTTGAATAAAAAAGACGAAAACCAAAGTGTCCGAATTGAAATGATAAATAAAAACGGAGAGGTTATTCGAGTTATCATCTAA
- the dapF gene encoding diaminopimelate epimerase, whose protein sequence is MQVEFYKYQGTGNDFVMIDNRSEFFPKKDTKLIEQLCHRRFGIGADGLILLENDSETDFRMVYYNADGNQSSMCGNGGRCLVAFAKKLHVIENETTFIATDGLHHATIAPDSIVSLQMIDVDTVNKFEDHTFLNTGSPHHVQLVDDLEHYNVKEKGAAIRYGNLYGKPGSNINFVKKIDDKTFSLRTYERGVEDETLACGTGATAVAIAMNAIGETNETDINLNVEGGKLVVSFEKMGEHFTNVFLKGPAEFVFKGTIEI, encoded by the coding sequence ATGCAAGTAGAATTTTATAAATATCAGGGAACTGGAAATGATTTTGTAATGATTGATAATCGTTCAGAATTTTTCCCAAAGAAAGATACAAAATTAATTGAACAGTTGTGCCATAGAAGATTTGGAATTGGTGCAGATGGACTTATTTTGTTAGAAAATGATTCTGAAACCGATTTCAGAATGGTATATTATAATGCTGATGGAAACCAAAGTTCTATGTGTGGTAACGGCGGGAGATGTTTGGTTGCATTTGCTAAAAAACTTCATGTAATCGAAAATGAAACTACTTTTATAGCTACAGATGGTTTACATCATGCTACAATAGCACCAGATTCGATTGTTTCATTGCAAATGATTGATGTTGATACTGTAAATAAATTTGAAGATCACACTTTCTTAAATACAGGTTCTCCTCACCATGTGCAACTAGTTGATGATTTGGAACATTATAACGTTAAAGAAAAAGGTGCAGCTATCCGATATGGCAATTTGTATGGTAAACCGGGAAGTAATATCAATTTTGTAAAAAAAATAGATGATAAAACATTTTCATTACGTACTTATGAAAGAGGAGTAGAAGATGAAACTCTTGCCTGTGGAACTGGAGCTACAGCAGTGGCAATAGCAATGAATGCAATAGGCGAGACAAACGAAACTGATATCAACTTAAATGTTGAAGGAGGTAAATTAGTGGTTTCTTTTGAAAAAATGGGAGAACATTTTACAAACGTTTTTCTTAAAGGACCTGCTGAATTTGTATTTAAAGGAACAATAGAAATATAG
- a CDS encoding GNAT family N-acetyltransferase has product MITLKGDTIYIRALEPNDLEFIYAVENDLRIWEVSNTQTPYSRFLIKQYLENAHQDIYEAKQLRLAICQEQDFPAIGLVDLFDFDPKNNRAGIGIVIQDNEKRNQNIGSEALELLIRYSFYHLNLHQLYANIGVKNEPSNALFTKFGFEKIGTKKDWLLVNGVYQDEAMFQLINKKF; this is encoded by the coding sequence ATGATAACATTAAAAGGAGATACTATTTATATACGAGCATTAGAGCCCAATGATTTGGAGTTTATTTATGCTGTCGAAAACGATCTTAGAATTTGGGAAGTAAGTAATACTCAAACCCCTTATAGCCGGTTTTTGATAAAACAATATCTAGAAAATGCACATCAGGATATATATGAAGCTAAGCAATTAAGGCTGGCAATTTGTCAAGAGCAAGATTTCCCTGCTATTGGTTTGGTTGATTTATTTGATTTTGATCCTAAAAATAATAGGGCAGGCATTGGAATTGTAATTCAAGATAATGAAAAGAGGAATCAAAATATTGGTTCAGAGGCTTTAGAGTTATTAATTAGGTATTCTTTTTATCATCTTAATTTGCATCAATTATATGCAAATATTGGTGTTAAAAACGAACCAAGTAATGCACTTTTTACTAAATTTGGCTTTGAAAAAATTGGAACTAAAAAAGATTGGCTTTTGGTTAATGGTGTATACCAAGACGAAGCAATGTTTCAGTTAATTAATAAGAAGTTTTAA
- the mltG gene encoding endolytic transglycosylase MltG encodes MNIKKIITISAVIVISVLMVYGFILINQIFSANTKFSEKEVYVYVPTGSNYDDVKKLLEPYVKDLSNFEMVANKRNYPENVKPGRFLLTKDMNNMDLVRAMRSNVPVKLAFNNQERLENFAGRIGSQIEADSLSLLTAFKDPEFLKENGFNEENVFAMFIPNTYEVYWNTSALKFRDKMIKEYHNFWTDERIAKAKAQGLTPVEATILASIVHKESVKKDERPRIAGVYLNRLRLEMPLQADPTVIYAIKKKTDNFDQVIKRVFYKDLTMSSPYNTYMNTGLPPGPIAMPDITALEAVLNPEKNDYIYFCASVDRFGYHEFASTLAQHNVNAKKYSDWINSQGVVR; translated from the coding sequence ATGAATATAAAGAAAATTATAACGATAAGTGCCGTTATTGTAATTTCGGTTTTGATGGTTTATGGATTCATTTTAATAAACCAGATTTTTAGTGCTAATACTAAATTTTCAGAGAAAGAGGTATATGTATATGTGCCTACAGGATCTAATTATGACGATGTCAAAAAGTTATTAGAGCCTTATGTAAAGGACTTAAGTAATTTTGAAATGGTTGCCAATAAAAGAAATTATCCTGAAAATGTAAAACCAGGACGTTTTTTATTGACCAAAGATATGAACAACATGGATTTGGTAAGAGCAATGCGTTCAAATGTTCCAGTTAAATTAGCGTTTAATAATCAAGAACGTTTGGAGAATTTTGCAGGACGTATTGGTTCTCAAATTGAAGCAGATAGCTTGTCTTTGTTAACAGCTTTTAAAGATCCTGAGTTTTTGAAAGAAAATGGTTTTAACGAAGAAAATGTATTTGCAATGTTTATTCCGAATACTTATGAAGTGTATTGGAATACTTCGGCATTGAAGTTTCGTGATAAAATGATCAAAGAATATCATAATTTTTGGACAGATGAACGAATTGCAAAAGCCAAAGCACAGGGATTAACACCTGTAGAAGCTACTATTTTAGCTTCAATTGTGCATAAAGAATCAGTAAAAAAGGACGAGAGACCAAGAATTGCAGGGGTTTACTTAAACAGATTGCGTTTAGAAATGCCATTACAAGCAGATCCAACGGTTATTTATGCAATTAAAAAGAAAACAGACAATTTTGACCAAGTAATAAAAAGAGTTTTCTATAAAGACTTAACTATGTCTTCTCCATATAATACATATATGAATACAGGACTTCCTCCAGGACCAATTGCTATGCCAGATATAACAGCATTAGAAGCAGTCTTGAATCCTGAAAAAAATGATTACATCTATTTTTGTGCAAGTGTAGACCGTTTTGGCTATCATGAGTTTGCTTCTACTTTAGCGCAACACAATGTAAATGCAAAAAAATATTCAGATTGGATTAACAGCCAAGGAGTGGTAAGATAG
- a CDS encoding peptidoglycan-binding protein LysM: MIKKWYFYTTLTVIIAFLSTGFKPFKLDAKPWFLTENTDGTEYLLPSKEKKDYPVADSIPFTGNHLIGFKEAIALKESQGKYRKVNTLGYMGKYQFGTQALRAIGVRNEEAFLKNPALQEKAFLALLSKNKWILRKEIEKYEGKLVSGIYITESGILAAAHLGGAGSVKNFFKHNGKKYFRDAYGTSIRSYMKAFGGYNVSSVEADNDATVHSI; encoded by the coding sequence ATGATAAAGAAATGGTATTTTTACACAACGTTAACAGTTATAATTGCTTTTTTAAGCACGGGTTTTAAGCCCTTTAAATTAGACGCCAAACCTTGGTTTCTTACAGAAAATACAGATGGAACAGAATACTTATTACCATCTAAAGAGAAGAAAGATTACCCTGTCGCAGACAGTATTCCTTTCACCGGAAACCACCTAATCGGTTTCAAAGAAGCAATCGCTTTAAAAGAATCTCAAGGCAAATACAGAAAAGTAAATACACTTGGCTATATGGGAAAATATCAATTCGGAACCCAAGCCTTACGTGCAATTGGAGTTCGAAATGAGGAAGCATTCCTGAAAAATCCTGCGTTACAAGAAAAAGCATTCCTTGCTTTGTTGTCAAAAAACAAATGGATATTAAGAAAAGAAATCGAAAAATATGAAGGAAAGCTAGTAAGCGGAATTTATATTACCGAATCAGGGATATTGGCAGCAGCCCATTTAGGAGGTGCTGGTTCTGTTAAAAACTTTTTTAAGCATAATGGGAAAAAGTATTTCAGAGATGCTTATGGAACGTCTATAAGAAGTTATATGAAAGCTTTTGGAGGATATAATGTATCTTCAGTCGAAGCAGATAATGATGCTACGGTACATTCAATATAA
- a CDS encoding sodium:alanine symporter family protein: protein MELFIEKVYNLIWNDALIFLCLITGIYFSIRFKFPQILYLKQMIKLLFNNSSSDKGISSFQAFSLAISGRVGTGNIAGVATAIAMGGPGAIFWMWTIAFLGSASAIVEATLGQMYKEEKNGQYRGGPAFYILKGLNNKVFAWVFAIVTIISTGFLLPSVQSNSISVAVKSAFDIPLYQTGIGLVLLLGVIIIGGVKRISKVAEYVVPFMAGSYIIMSLIIIALNITKIPEVFSLIFNSAFSFDATFGGIVGLAISWGVKRGIYSNEAGQGTAPHAAAAAEVSHPVKQGLVQGFSVYVDTLFVCTATALMIIFTGQYNVVNPKGGFLVENIPNVEMGPEYTQFAVSQHFPLIGSGFVAIALTFFAFTTIMAYYYIAESNVSFVMRKNKSTLLIWSLRIFILFSTFIGCIATAKTAWVLGDIGVGLMAWLNIVAIILLHKKVVVLFKDYNKQIKAGIDPVFDNSKYNFPNMDIWNKKSEK, encoded by the coding sequence ATGGAACTATTTATAGAAAAAGTTTACAATCTTATTTGGAATGATGCTCTAATATTTCTTTGTCTGATAACAGGAATATATTTCAGTATTCGTTTTAAATTTCCTCAGATTTTATATCTCAAGCAAATGATTAAACTCTTATTTAACAATAGTTCCTCTGATAAAGGTATCTCTTCATTTCAAGCTTTTTCTCTTGCTATTTCTGGCCGAGTAGGAACAGGTAATATCGCAGGAGTTGCCACAGCAATAGCAATGGGTGGTCCAGGAGCTATTTTTTGGATGTGGACTATTGCATTCTTAGGGAGTGCTTCGGCAATTGTAGAAGCTACACTTGGACAAATGTATAAAGAGGAAAAAAATGGACAATATAGAGGAGGCCCTGCTTTTTACATATTAAAAGGACTAAATAATAAAGTATTTGCATGGGTTTTTGCTATTGTAACAATAATAAGCACTGGTTTTTTATTACCTAGCGTTCAAAGTAACAGTATTTCTGTTGCAGTAAAATCTGCATTTGACATTCCTCTATATCAAACAGGTATAGGGCTAGTATTATTACTCGGTGTCATCATAATTGGTGGAGTAAAAAGAATCAGTAAAGTAGCAGAATATGTAGTTCCCTTTATGGCAGGATCCTATATTATCATGTCTTTAATTATAATTGCACTAAACATAACTAAAATACCAGAAGTATTTTCACTTATCTTCAATTCTGCTTTTAGCTTTGACGCAACATTTGGAGGAATTGTAGGTTTAGCAATCTCTTGGGGTGTAAAAAGGGGAATATATAGCAACGAAGCAGGTCAAGGAACTGCACCACATGCGGCAGCGGCAGCGGAAGTATCTCACCCTGTAAAACAAGGTCTAGTTCAAGGATTTTCTGTATATGTAGATACTTTATTTGTTTGCACAGCTACTGCCTTAATGATTATTTTTACAGGACAATACAATGTAGTTAATCCTAAAGGAGGATTTCTTGTAGAGAATATCCCCAATGTAGAAATGGGACCTGAGTATACTCAATTTGCAGTCTCTCAGCACTTCCCTCTTATAGGTAGTGGTTTTGTGGCTATTGCACTTACTTTCTTTGCCTTTACAACTATTATGGCTTATTATTATATTGCAGAAAGCAATGTTAGCTTTGTAATGCGTAAAAATAAAAGTACATTATTGATATGGTCTTTAAGAATATTTATTTTATTCTCAACTTTTATTGGCTGTATAGCTACAGCAAAAACAGCTTGGGTACTTGGTGATATCGGCGTAGGCTTAATGGCTTGGCTTAATATTGTTGCTATCATACTATTACACAAAAAAGTAGTCGTACTTTTCAAAGATTACAACAAGCAGATTAAAGCCGGAATTGACCCTGTCTTTGATAACAGTAAATATAATTTTCCAAATATGGATATTTGGAACAAAAAATCTGAAAAATAA